The following coding sequences are from one Cenarchaeum symbiosum A window:
- a CDS encoding 3-isopropylmalate dehydratase small subunit (COG0066), translated as MDTDQIVPKQFLKLLTKTGFGDFLFFDWRYGAGREPDPEFVLNDPAYAGSRILAAGENFGCGSSREHAVWALRDYGFAAVIAPSFADIFYSNCFKNGVLPVVLGEEAISALAGSEATVDLDSQEVRSAKGTFHFDVDPHRKRMLLEGLDDISLTLEHESEIAKFEGGPRAPSSV; from the coding sequence GTGGATACGGACCAGATAGTCCCAAAGCAGTTTCTCAAGCTGCTGACAAAGACCGGCTTTGGCGACTTTTTATTCTTTGACTGGAGGTACGGCGCGGGCCGCGAGCCCGACCCGGAATTTGTATTAAACGATCCTGCGTATGCAGGCTCCCGGATACTTGCCGCCGGCGAGAACTTTGGGTGCGGCTCGAGCCGCGAGCACGCAGTGTGGGCGCTCAGGGATTACGGCTTTGCGGCGGTAATTGCGCCCTCGTTTGCCGACATATTCTACAGCAACTGCTTCAAGAACGGAGTGCTCCCGGTGGTGCTCGGCGAGGAGGCGATAAGCGCCCTGGCGGGATCCGAGGCTACAGTCGACTTGGACAGCCAGGAGGTAAGAAGTGCAAAGGGCACATTCCACTTTGATGTCGACCCGCACAGAAAGAGGATGCTGCTAGAGGGGCTCGATGACATATCGCTTACACTCGAGCACGAATCCGAGATAGCAAAATTCGAAGGCGGGCCTAGAGCCCCATCTTCCGTATGA
- a CDS encoding 3-isopropylmalate dehydratase small subunit (COG0066), which produces MKGGVIKYERDNIDTDVIIPGMYLKIHDYAELATHAMEGLDPGFHGRVKEGDFILAGSNFGCGSSREHAPIALSHSGIKAVIAVSFARIFYRNCVDGAFLLPIEVDRSTYERISDGSQLDIDADAGTITDLTGGGTYPMKPFPGIIAEIIKAGGLFKYRPG; this is translated from the coding sequence TTGAAGGGCGGGGTGATAAAGTACGAGCGCGACAACATCGATACTGACGTGATAATACCCGGCATGTACCTCAAGATACACGACTATGCGGAGCTGGCGACCCATGCCATGGAGGGCCTCGACCCGGGGTTTCACGGCAGGGTCAAGGAGGGGGATTTCATACTGGCGGGCAGCAATTTCGGGTGCGGCTCCTCGAGGGAGCACGCGCCGATAGCCCTCTCACACTCGGGGATAAAGGCGGTGATAGCGGTATCGTTTGCCAGGATATTCTATAGAAACTGCGTGGACGGCGCGTTTTTGCTGCCCATAGAGGTGGACCGGAGCACGTATGAGCGCATATCAGACGGATCCCAGCTGGACATAGACGCAGACGCGGGGACCATAACCGACCTGACCGGGGGCGGCACGTACCCCATGAAGCCGTTTCCGGGGATAATAGCGGAGATCATAAAGGCGGGCGGGCTCTTCAAGTACAGGCCGGGCTGA
- a CDS encoding ribosomal protein L13 (COG0102): MVDATDHIAGRLASNVAKMLLEGNRVSIINCEKVMISGKRASIVREYRDFLKIASIIHPEHGPYHPRRPDTIMTRMIRGMLPRKKPSGKAAHSRLRAYIGSPGHLKSFEKRKLKGAEITRPTANYTTMADLGETVGWTK; encoded by the coding sequence GTGGTCGACGCAACAGACCACATCGCGGGCAGGCTTGCATCCAACGTGGCAAAGATGCTGCTCGAGGGCAACAGGGTCTCGATAATCAACTGTGAAAAGGTGATGATCAGCGGCAAGAGGGCCAGCATAGTCCGGGAGTACAGGGACTTTCTAAAGATAGCGAGCATAATCCACCCGGAGCACGGGCCGTACCATCCGAGGAGGCCCGACACGATAATGACGCGGATGATCAGGGGCATGCTGCCAAGGAAAAAGCCGTCGGGCAAGGCGGCGCACTCGCGGCTCAGGGCGTACATTGGATCCCCAGGGCACCTAAAGTCGTTTGAAAAGAGAAAGCTCAAAGGCGCGGAGATAACGCGGCCGACTGCCAACTATACGACAATGGCGGACCTCGGCGAGACCGTAGGGTGGACGAAATGA
- a CDS encoding ribosomal protein L18E (COG1727), producing the protein MLYLGAGGRAIMASQITPRLAHDLKRASRANDAPIWLRLSRLAQKPTRARRTLNLNKIARYTKEGDVVVVPGRVLGTGSMPHKITLCPFGISGAAAEKVLSSGGRVTGFAELTKEFPTGKGVVLLG; encoded by the coding sequence ATGTTATATTTGGGTGCCGGGGGGCGCGCAATCATGGCAAGCCAGATTACCCCGCGCCTGGCGCACGACCTGAAGAGGGCCTCCAGGGCAAACGACGCCCCCATCTGGCTGCGGCTCTCCCGGCTGGCCCAGAAGCCTACCAGGGCCCGGAGGACGCTCAACCTCAACAAGATAGCACGGTATACAAAAGAAGGCGATGTGGTGGTGGTGCCCGGCAGGGTGCTCGGCACCGGTAGCATGCCCCACAAGATCACACTCTGCCCCTTTGGCATATCGGGGGCTGCAGCGGAGAAGGTCCTAAGCTCGGGCGGCCGGGTGACGGGCTTTGCCGAGCTGACAAAAGAGTTTCCCACTGGAAAGGGGGTCGTCCTGCTTGGCTAA
- a CDS encoding 3-isopropylmalate dehydratase large subunit (COG0065) has translation MKDIAAVNVTEKILARASGRESVSPGDVIFADVDKAMVHDVSGPGVMKVFERISGQGVDTKKLWDPSKVWIAEDHFVPSADKISAGNIIKLQDFARNYGIRRHFKYGMGQYGICHTLSHEEALVLPGEVYVGGDSHTNTTGALGAFACGLGHTDMAYVLLYGKIWFKVPETVLLRLNGALPPHVMAKDYILRIIGDMGTDGGAYRTMQFAGTGITEMSVEGRLTLANMTTEAGAKNGIIEADKKTAGYLSSRGATGIKPVIGDDDAEYSEVFEYEGSEMEPLVAKPYSPENVSIVREAPSVELDKAYIGSCTGAKMEDLEAAARILKGRKVRIRTEVLPAAISIYRKAVERGLVGIFLDAGATVGPPTCGACCGAHMGVLGKGEVCISTTNRNFPGRMGDIESQTYLASPLVAAASAVTGKITDPRDLN, from the coding sequence ATGAAAGATATCGCAGCCGTGAACGTTACCGAGAAGATCCTTGCGCGGGCATCAGGAAGGGAGTCTGTCTCGCCGGGCGACGTCATATTTGCGGACGTCGACAAGGCGATGGTTCACGACGTCTCGGGCCCGGGCGTCATGAAGGTATTCGAGAGGATCAGCGGCCAGGGTGTAGACACGAAAAAACTGTGGGACCCGTCAAAGGTCTGGATAGCCGAGGACCACTTTGTGCCGTCAGCCGACAAGATATCCGCAGGCAACATAATCAAGCTGCAGGACTTTGCCAGGAACTATGGCATACGCAGGCACTTCAAGTACGGGATGGGCCAGTACGGGATATGCCATACGTTATCCCATGAGGAGGCGCTCGTCCTGCCCGGAGAGGTCTACGTGGGGGGCGACTCGCATACAAACACCACGGGGGCGCTCGGGGCCTTTGCGTGCGGTCTTGGCCACACCGACATGGCGTATGTGCTGTTATACGGAAAAATCTGGTTCAAGGTTCCAGAGACTGTACTGTTAAGGCTCAACGGGGCTCTGCCCCCCCATGTAATGGCCAAGGACTACATACTGCGGATAATAGGGGACATGGGGACCGACGGCGGCGCGTACAGGACCATGCAGTTTGCAGGCACCGGGATAACCGAGATGTCCGTCGAGGGGCGCCTCACCCTTGCCAACATGACCACCGAGGCTGGCGCAAAAAACGGCATAATAGAAGCGGACAAAAAGACCGCCGGCTACCTGTCAAGCAGGGGAGCCACGGGTATAAAACCGGTCATTGGAGACGATGACGCAGAATATTCAGAGGTCTTTGAATACGAAGGGAGCGAGATGGAGCCCCTCGTCGCCAAGCCGTACTCGCCGGAGAACGTCTCGATAGTCAGGGAGGCCCCGTCTGTCGAGCTCGACAAGGCGTACATAGGATCCTGTACCGGGGCCAAGATGGAGGATTTGGAGGCTGCCGCCCGCATCCTCAAGGGCCGGAAGGTGAGAATACGCACGGAGGTGCTGCCGGCGGCCATCTCGATATACAGAAAGGCCGTCGAGCGGGGCCTTGTGGGGATATTCCTCGATGCAGGCGCGACTGTGGGGCCGCCCACGTGCGGCGCGTGCTGCGGGGCCCACATGGGGGTATTAGGCAAGGGCGAGGTGTGCATCAGCACGACCAACAGGAACTTTCCCGGCAGGATGGGCGACATAGAATCCCAGACGTACCTGGCCTCGCCGCTGGTGGCGGCGGCCTCCGCCGTTACCGGCAAGATCACCGACCCGAGGGACCTGAATTGA
- a CDS encoding mannose-1-phosphate guanyltransferase (COG1208): MKAVILAGGKGTRGKPYTEYIPKAMIPLEGRPVISYLVRFLESSDVDEIIILTDLAGHGGQIKNYIRGGSGSKKITYVQDSQSSTGGDLLHLAPVLEGESEFLLWFGDNLCRVDIAGMRRRYIEKDSLACVLVRTRRKEETGFAVVKDGVVAEFREKPEVELPIPECLGVYVLSTKLLGEIRALGTRQVNLSYDILEGLSKRGKVSAFELDGPWLDVESPVLLERNMGVASGIIRKMGL, translated from the coding sequence GTGAAGGCAGTAATCCTGGCAGGCGGCAAGGGCACCCGCGGAAAGCCGTATACAGAGTACATTCCAAAGGCGATGATCCCACTGGAGGGCCGGCCGGTGATAAGCTATCTTGTCAGGTTCCTGGAATCATCTGATGTAGACGAGATAATAATACTGACCGACCTGGCGGGGCACGGCGGGCAGATCAAAAACTACATCCGGGGGGGATCCGGCTCCAAAAAGATCACATACGTGCAGGATTCACAGTCGTCTACAGGGGGCGATCTTTTGCATCTAGCCCCTGTTTTGGAGGGCGAATCCGAGTTTCTTTTGTGGTTTGGCGACAACCTGTGCAGAGTCGACATAGCCGGCATGAGGCGGCGCTATATCGAAAAGGACAGCCTCGCATGCGTCCTTGTCAGGACCCGCAGAAAGGAAGAGACCGGCTTTGCAGTCGTAAAGGACGGCGTGGTGGCCGAGTTTAGGGAAAAGCCCGAGGTCGAGCTCCCAATCCCAGAGTGCCTGGGCGTCTATGTGCTGTCTACAAAACTGCTCGGCGAGATAAGGGCCCTTGGCACGCGGCAGGTAAACCTCTCATACGACATACTTGAGGGACTCTCCAAGAGGGGAAAGGTGAGCGCCTTTGAGCTTGACGGGCCGTGGCTCGACGTGGAATCGCCCGTCCTGCTCGAGCGCAACATGGGTGTCGCGTCGGGGATCATACGGAAGATGGGGCTCTAG
- a CDS encoding membrane protein (COG2237) produces MPRAPALTIIGRKFVMADQSPRWKLLKGDPAHSSGMSQDTKVEKDVHSSSANRLLVICVDRDNDVGEKAGIATPVVGRDACIEAAQRLALVDPEDADSNAIFASVKTYEDLISKGYEVEVTTVAGVPDRGVRADVKIAKEVRSVLDVYSANGAVIVSDGNDDESVIPVIQNVLPVISVQRVVMRVSRSVEYSYAVFGKYLKMIAYDSRYSKFFLGLPGMLLLIGGVATVLGYAAEILAVLVSILGGAFLIRAFDVDKAWSKWTKPTPSGFVRMFTLVAGAVLMMASIPAGVAQVDPALLTEGVELVSMISDRMIMGKFVAGLLPTLWAGVGTIFAGILLSNWLGGVRHEISDTLRLVVLAALFPTVYQFTNILIHGEGSLTLVPPLLGGLAATLVAAMVLFRRFRRRDEQPGD; encoded by the coding sequence GTGCCTAGAGCTCCAGCTCTGACGATAATTGGGAGAAAATTCGTAATGGCTGACCAGAGCCCCCGTTGGAAATTGTTAAAAGGCGATCCCGCGCACAGCAGTGGGATGTCACAGGACACCAAGGTTGAGAAGGACGTCCACTCGTCCTCCGCGAACAGGCTGCTTGTAATCTGTGTCGACCGCGACAACGACGTGGGCGAGAAGGCGGGGATAGCCACGCCGGTGGTGGGCCGGGATGCGTGCATCGAGGCGGCCCAGCGGCTGGCGCTTGTGGACCCTGAGGATGCGGATTCCAACGCGATATTCGCCTCGGTCAAGACCTATGAAGACCTGATAAGCAAGGGGTATGAAGTGGAGGTGACCACGGTCGCGGGGGTCCCGGACAGGGGCGTGCGCGCAGACGTAAAGATTGCAAAGGAGGTACGGTCTGTACTGGACGTGTACTCTGCCAACGGCGCAGTGATAGTCTCCGACGGAAACGACGACGAGAGCGTAATACCCGTGATACAGAACGTGCTGCCGGTCATATCCGTGCAGAGGGTGGTGATGAGGGTGAGCAGGAGCGTCGAGTACTCGTATGCGGTGTTCGGCAAGTACCTAAAGATGATTGCATACGATTCCCGGTATTCAAAGTTCTTTCTGGGGCTGCCGGGGATGCTGCTGCTGATAGGCGGGGTCGCCACCGTCCTCGGGTATGCAGCCGAGATCCTCGCCGTGCTCGTCAGCATACTGGGCGGCGCGTTTCTGATCAGGGCATTTGACGTGGACAAGGCGTGGTCGAAATGGACCAAGCCGACGCCGTCGGGCTTTGTCAGGATGTTCACGCTGGTGGCGGGCGCCGTGCTGATGATGGCGTCCATTCCCGCGGGAGTAGCCCAGGTGGATCCCGCCCTGCTGACGGAGGGCGTGGAGCTTGTATCGATGATATCCGACAGGATGATAATGGGAAAGTTCGTCGCCGGGCTGCTGCCCACCCTGTGGGCGGGGGTGGGCACGATATTTGCGGGGATACTGCTGAGCAACTGGCTTGGCGGCGTGCGCCACGAGATAAGCGACACCCTCCGGCTGGTGGTGCTCGCCGCATTGTTCCCGACGGTCTACCAGTTTACCAACATACTGATACACGGCGAGGGCTCGCTTACCCTGGTGCCGCCCCTGCTGGGCGGGCTTGCCGCAACCTTGGTTGCAGCCATGGTGCTCTTCCGGCGGTTCAGGCGGAGGGACGAGCAGCCCGGTGACTGA
- a CDS encoding ribosomal protein S9/S13 (COG0103): MTSPKTEIYFATRKAASAHVYIIKGTGRVRINNVPAEMIVHESAREAILAPLDIAGDARKKVDISVRVKGGGFMGQAGASATGISRALIGWTKSRREPRNHPLTKTAREDLRKRIGDFDKYLISGDARRKEPKKFGGPGARRRKQKSYR, encoded by the coding sequence ATGACCTCGCCCAAGACCGAGATATACTTTGCAACAAGAAAGGCCGCCAGCGCGCACGTCTATATAATAAAGGGCACCGGCAGGGTGAGAATCAACAACGTGCCAGCCGAGATGATAGTGCATGAGTCTGCGCGCGAGGCCATACTGGCGCCGCTCGACATAGCAGGCGATGCAAGAAAAAAGGTGGACATATCCGTAAGGGTAAAGGGCGGCGGCTTTATGGGGCAGGCGGGAGCTTCAGCTACCGGAATATCGCGGGCCCTCATAGGCTGGACAAAGTCCAGGAGGGAGCCGAGAAACCACCCGCTTACAAAGACTGCAAGGGAGGATCTGCGCAAAAGAATAGGGGACTTTGACAAGTATCTGATCAGCGGGGATGCGCGGAGAAAAGAGCCCAAAAAGTTCGGCGGCCCGGGCGCCCGCAGACGCAAGCAGAAATCATACCGGTAG
- a CDS encoding 3-isopropylmalate dehydratase large subunit (COG0065), translating to MARTLFEKIWDSHTIAGEKGGPSLLYIDRHMIHEVTSPQAFDGLRAAGRRVRRPDLTVATIDHGVPTSDRSAPNPDKASAAQIRALEENCREFGVRLFGTDSPDQGIVHVIGPQLGMTLPGATIVCGDSHTSTQGAFGALAFGIGTSDVEHVLASQTVWMEKPGSFEIRFEGELPESRAVTSKDIILSVIREIGTAGGTGMIIEYRGSGIAGLSMEQRMTICNMSIEAGARAGMMAPDERTFEYLRGRRHIPENYEELVEEWRGGLFTDPGASFDRSYTLDISAVAPQVSWGTNPEMTCDVTGEVPTPEEYSGGDPGRLQGARRALEYMDLEPGTPMTEVKVDRVFIGSCTNARLEDLIEASRMVKGRKASSGVRAMVVPGSQEVKRDAEKMGLDRIFTDAGFEWRESGCSMCLGMNPDVLAGGERCASTSNRNFEGRQGAGGRTHLVSPVMAAAAAIEGRFVDVRELDAAV from the coding sequence ATGGCAAGGACGCTCTTTGAAAAGATATGGGACTCGCATACCATCGCGGGGGAGAAAGGCGGCCCCTCTCTTCTGTACATAGACAGGCACATGATCCACGAGGTCACATCGCCGCAGGCCTTTGACGGGCTGCGCGCGGCAGGAAGAAGGGTCCGCAGGCCGGACCTCACTGTCGCCACGATAGACCATGGCGTCCCCACCAGCGACCGGTCGGCGCCAAACCCCGACAAGGCATCGGCCGCCCAGATAAGGGCGCTCGAGGAGAACTGCCGCGAGTTCGGGGTGAGGCTGTTCGGAACAGACAGCCCCGACCAGGGGATAGTGCACGTGATCGGGCCGCAGCTGGGGATGACGCTTCCCGGCGCCACCATAGTCTGCGGCGACAGCCACACGTCGACCCAGGGCGCGTTTGGCGCCCTTGCCTTTGGGATAGGGACCAGCGATGTAGAGCACGTGCTTGCGTCGCAGACGGTATGGATGGAAAAGCCCGGCTCCTTTGAGATCCGCTTCGAGGGGGAGCTGCCGGAATCCCGCGCCGTGACATCAAAGGATATCATACTATCCGTGATAAGGGAGATAGGGACCGCCGGCGGGACGGGCATGATAATAGAGTACCGCGGAAGCGGCATAGCGGGGCTCTCCATGGAGCAGAGGATGACAATATGCAACATGTCCATTGAGGCTGGCGCCCGGGCGGGCATGATGGCGCCCGACGAGCGCACCTTCGAGTACCTCAGGGGGAGGAGGCACATCCCGGAAAACTATGAGGAGCTCGTCGAGGAATGGCGCGGCGGGCTGTTTACAGACCCCGGTGCGTCCTTTGACAGGTCGTATACGCTCGATATATCGGCGGTGGCGCCCCAGGTAAGCTGGGGTACAAACCCCGAGATGACCTGCGATGTGACCGGCGAGGTCCCCACGCCAGAAGAGTATTCGGGCGGGGATCCCGGCAGGCTCCAGGGCGCGCGCAGGGCGCTTGAATACATGGATCTGGAGCCCGGCACGCCCATGACGGAGGTAAAGGTGGACAGGGTCTTCATAGGATCATGCACAAATGCAAGGCTCGAGGATTTAATCGAGGCGTCCCGGATGGTAAAGGGGAGAAAGGCATCATCAGGGGTCAGGGCGATGGTCGTGCCCGGCTCGCAGGAGGTCAAGAGGGATGCTGAAAAGATGGGCCTCGACAGGATATTCACGGACGCCGGCTTTGAGTGGAGGGAGTCGGGGTGCAGCATGTGCCTTGGCATGAACCCAGATGTCCTGGCCGGCGGCGAGAGATGCGCGAGCACCTCCAACCGCAACTTTGAGGGCAGGCAGGGGGCGGGCGGCAGGACCCACCTGGTCAGCCCCGTGATGGCGGCAGCTGCCGCAATCGAGGGGCGCTTTGTCGACGTGAGGGAGTTGGATGCGGCCGTTTGA
- a CDS encoding undecaprenyl pyrophosphate synthase (COG0020), which translates to MDLRGAALHMTGLYRLYSRRLEGEIRRGDIPRHVALILDGNRRWARRNLDFSGAGHTRGADAVENLLDWCEEFDIKIVTLYALSAENLDRKDEELDLLYDLIRARLEKLYVDPRIHRMKMRVKAMGRKELMPPPVRDVLDRLDEATKGYDEHFLNIAVAYGGQDEMLDAVKKIGKKIQDGELDADKIDKDEIESNLYTSHLPQSSPDMILRTSGEKRLSGFLLWQSAYSELVFMDVFWPDFRKIDLMRAIRMFQKRKRRIGK; encoded by the coding sequence ATGGACCTGCGCGGGGCCGCCCTCCACATGACGGGGCTGTACCGGCTGTACTCGAGGCGCCTCGAGGGCGAGATCCGCCGGGGGGACATACCCCGGCACGTGGCCCTGATACTCGACGGCAACCGCAGGTGGGCCCGGAGGAACCTTGACTTTTCGGGGGCGGGGCACACGAGGGGCGCGGATGCAGTAGAGAACCTTCTTGACTGGTGCGAGGAGTTTGACATCAAGATAGTCACGCTGTACGCGCTGTCCGCCGAGAACCTGGACCGCAAGGACGAGGAGCTCGACCTGCTATACGACCTGATCCGGGCCAGGCTTGAGAAGCTGTACGTTGATCCGCGGATCCACAGGATGAAGATGCGCGTAAAGGCGATGGGCAGAAAGGAGCTGATGCCCCCTCCGGTAAGGGATGTGCTCGACAGGCTCGACGAGGCCACAAAGGGGTACGATGAGCACTTTCTCAACATAGCGGTGGCGTACGGCGGCCAGGACGAGATGCTCGACGCGGTAAAAAAGATAGGCAAAAAGATACAGGACGGAGAGCTTGATGCCGACAAGATAGACAAGGACGAGATAGAGTCCAACCTGTACACCTCGCACCTGCCGCAGTCCTCGCCGGACATGATCCTCCGGACGTCGGGGGAGAAGAGGCTCAGCGGGTTTCTCCTCTGGCAGAGCGCATACAGCGAGCTTGTCTTTATGGATGTGTTCTGGCCGGACTTTAGGAAGATCGACCTGATGAGGGCGATTAGGATGTTCCAGAAGAGAAAGAGGAGGATAGGAAAGTAG